The Lysobacter capsici genome has a segment encoding these proteins:
- a CDS encoding MIP/aquaporin family protein, whose amino-acid sequence MATPMSQYLSEFIATGMLILLGNGVVAGALLNKSKAQGAGWGVITAAWGLAVLIGIFIAGPTSGAIMNPALTIALGAIGKLSWAVVPGFVVAQIAGAFAGATLVWLAYLAHWKVSDDPAAKLAIFCTAPAIRDTKANVLTEVIGTFALTFGALAVGANSLAPGMGPLGVGLLVVVVGMSLGGPTGYAINPARDLGPRIAHALLPIAGKGGSDWGYAWVPVVAPIIGALIGAFAFVAVYG is encoded by the coding sequence ATGGCCACACCGATGTCGCAATACCTCAGCGAATTCATCGCCACCGGCATGCTGATCCTGCTCGGCAACGGCGTGGTCGCCGGCGCGCTGTTGAACAAATCCAAGGCGCAGGGCGCCGGCTGGGGGGTGATCACCGCGGCCTGGGGCCTGGCGGTGTTGATCGGCATCTTCATCGCCGGCCCGACCAGCGGCGCGATCATGAATCCCGCGCTCACCATCGCCCTGGGCGCGATCGGAAAGCTGTCGTGGGCGGTGGTGCCCGGCTTCGTCGTCGCGCAGATCGCCGGCGCCTTCGCCGGCGCGACCCTGGTCTGGCTCGCCTATCTCGCGCATTGGAAAGTCAGCGACGATCCCGCCGCCAAGCTCGCGATCTTCTGCACCGCGCCGGCGATCCGCGATACCAAGGCCAATGTGCTGACCGAAGTCATCGGCACTTTCGCCCTGACCTTCGGCGCGCTCGCGGTCGGCGCCAATTCGCTGGCGCCCGGGATGGGGCCGCTCGGCGTCGGCCTGCTGGTGGTCGTCGTCGGCATGTCGCTCGGCGGCCCGACCGGTTATGCGATCAACCCCGCGCGCGATCTCGGCCCGCGCATCGCCCACGCCCTGCTGCCGATCGCCGGCAAGGGCGGCTCGGACTGGGGCTATGCGTGGGTGCCCGTGGTCGCGCCGATCATTGGCGCACTGATCGGGGCGTTCGCGTTCGTGGCTGTTTACGGCTAA